From the genome of Nocardia sp. NBC_01503, one region includes:
- a CDS encoding sugar ABC transporter ATP-binding protein, which translates to MQLTGLRVSGVAKSFAGVPAVREVSLDFPAGAVTALMGENGAGKSTLIRILGGDHLPDAGHLELDGVPLELASPADARAAGIRVIAQEPEIVPHVSVAENVYLGSLPRRAGRILDRAALRERMRSDLARLGFDRDLDPDTLGSKLTAAQRQLVEIMRALTTDAKVIAFDEPTSSLSDHETEALFALIGRLRARGLVVIYVSHRMREIFRLADRVAVLRDGGLVGVRDTADTTDQEIVRMMVGRDLSTMFSRKHTELGPVMLEVDAVTTDDVREVSLRVHAGEVVALAGLVGAGRSELAGALAGDLPIRSGEVRVDGKRLRLRQPRDAVRAGIGYAPEERKAQALLLHRGVRDNITLAMLDRLRRWRFVRRGAERRLALEYVEALRVRTPSIEQEVRKLSGGNQQKVVLARWLARKPKVLILDEPTRGVDVGAKVEIYHVIEELAASGVAVLVISSELPEVLGLADRIVVMQQGRITGELNRADAGEESILALAMAADLTSQSS; encoded by the coding sequence GTGCAACTGACCGGACTGCGAGTATCCGGCGTCGCCAAGAGCTTCGCCGGGGTGCCGGCGGTGCGCGAGGTGAGCCTGGACTTCCCCGCCGGTGCGGTGACCGCGTTGATGGGGGAGAACGGTGCGGGTAAGTCCACGCTGATCAGAATCCTCGGCGGGGATCATCTCCCCGATGCGGGCCACCTCGAACTCGACGGTGTACCACTGGAATTGGCGAGTCCGGCCGACGCGCGGGCGGCAGGTATCCGGGTCATCGCCCAGGAGCCGGAGATCGTGCCGCACGTGTCGGTCGCCGAGAACGTCTACCTCGGATCGCTGCCGCGGCGTGCGGGCCGGATACTCGATCGCGCCGCCCTGCGTGAGCGGATGCGCTCGGATCTGGCCCGGCTCGGCTTCGACCGGGATCTCGATCCCGATACCCTCGGCTCGAAACTTACCGCGGCACAGCGGCAATTGGTCGAGATCATGCGGGCGCTGACCACCGATGCGAAGGTGATCGCCTTCGACGAGCCCACCTCCTCGCTCTCCGATCACGAGACCGAGGCGCTGTTCGCGCTGATCGGCCGGTTGCGTGCGCGGGGGCTGGTGGTGATCTACGTATCGCATCGGATGCGGGAGATCTTCCGGCTGGCCGATCGGGTGGCGGTGCTGCGGGACGGCGGGCTGGTCGGGGTGCGCGATACCGCGGACACCACCGATCAGGAGATCGTGCGCATGATGGTCGGGCGCGATCTCTCGACCATGTTCTCCCGCAAGCACACCGAGCTCGGGCCCGTCATGCTCGAGGTGGACGCGGTCACCACCGACGACGTGCGCGAGGTGAGCCTGCGCGTGCACGCCGGGGAGGTGGTGGCGCTGGCCGGATTGGTCGGCGCGGGCCGCTCGGAGCTGGCCGGCGCGCTCGCGGGTGATCTGCCGATCCGCTCCGGTGAGGTGCGGGTGGACGGTAAGCGACTGCGGCTGCGCCAGCCGCGGGACGCGGTGCGGGCCGGTATCGGCTACGCGCCGGAGGAGCGCAAGGCCCAGGCTCTACTACTGCACCGCGGCGTGCGCGACAACATCACCCTGGCAATGCTGGATCGCCTGCGGCGCTGGCGTTTCGTCCGGCGCGGTGCGGAGCGGCGGCTGGCGCTCGAGTATGTGGAGGCGCTGCGGGTGCGCACGCCCTCGATCGAGCAGGAGGTGCGCAAGCTCTCCGGCGGTAATCAGCAGAAGGTGGTGCTGGCGCGCTGGCTGGCCCGAAAACCCAAGGTGCTGATCCTGGATGAGCCGACCCGCGGCGTCGATGTCGGCGCGAAGGTCGAGATCTACCACGTCATAGAGGAGTTGGCCGCCTCCGGTGTGGCCGTGCTGGTGATCTCCTCGGAGTTGCCCGAGGTACTCGGCCTCGCCGACCGCATCGTGGTCATGCAGCAGGGCCGCATCACCGGAGAACTGAATCGCGCCGATGCCGGCGAGGAGTCGATTCTCGCGCTGGCCATGGCCGCCGATCTGACATCGCAGAGTTCGTAA
- a CDS encoding ABC transporter permease, whose protein sequence is MTDQRLETPVGSAVSVPPPGLHRPDWLTPRGAVRAIGTGNLSLIGALAVIVAIFAWLNDGYLDPRNIAGIGDAVTVFGLLAIVQTVVIICGALDISVGSQAGVASVVSAMTFTAASGSAVLGILAAIGVGVLLGAVNGVIIVYGRVNPVIATLATLAAFKGLAQLISGGKAQGFVLDNDLFIFLARGKILGLPVPVVILGLVALAVHVLLKYTDIGRNIYAIGGNDTAARLSGININKYLIAVYVLAGVVAAIAGILLTARTGSGQPVSGSEGLELKAITAAALGGCALKGGKGTVGGTLLAVVLLGALDNGLNVVGVNTFWQNVAQGSLLVAAVVIQQRRGGERAVGLPT, encoded by the coding sequence TTGACCGACCAAAGACTCGAAACACCCGTGGGGTCAGCCGTTTCCGTGCCGCCGCCGGGTCTCCATCGGCCGGACTGGCTCACACCGCGTGGCGCGGTGCGGGCGATCGGCACCGGCAATCTCAGCCTGATCGGCGCGCTCGCGGTGATCGTCGCCATTTTCGCCTGGCTCAACGACGGTTATCTCGATCCACGCAATATCGCCGGAATCGGTGATGCGGTAACAGTTTTCGGCCTGCTCGCCATCGTGCAGACGGTGGTGATCATCTGTGGCGCACTGGATATCTCGGTGGGTTCGCAGGCCGGTGTGGCCTCGGTGGTCAGCGCCATGACCTTCACCGCCGCCTCGGGCAGTGCGGTGCTGGGCATACTGGCCGCGATCGGGGTCGGTGTACTGCTCGGCGCGGTGAACGGGGTGATCATCGTCTACGGCCGGGTCAATCCGGTCATCGCGACGCTGGCCACCCTCGCAGCGTTCAAAGGTCTGGCACAACTGATCTCGGGCGGAAAAGCGCAGGGCTTCGTCCTGGACAATGACCTGTTCATCTTCCTGGCGCGCGGCAAGATACTCGGGTTGCCGGTGCCGGTGGTCATTCTCGGTCTGGTCGCCTTGGCCGTCCATGTGCTGCTGAAGTACACCGATATCGGCCGCAATATCTACGCCATCGGCGGAAATGACACGGCCGCGAGGCTTTCCGGAATCAATATCAACAAGTACCTGATCGCGGTGTATGTGCTGGCGGGTGTGGTCGCCGCGATCGCGGGCATTCTGCTGACCGCACGCACCGGCTCCGGGCAGCCGGTCTCCGGTAGTGAGGGGCTCGAGCTCAAGGCGATCACCGCGGCGGCCCTGGGCGGCTGTGCGCTCAAGGGCGGTAAGGGCACGGTGGGCGGCACCCTGCTGGCGGTGGTGCTGCTCGGCGCGCTGGACAACGGCCTGAATGTGGTTGGGGTCAATACCTTCTGGCAGAACGTGGCCCAGGGCTCGCTACTGGTGGCGGCGGTGGTGATCCAGCAGCGGCGCGGTGGAGAACGCGCCGTCGGACTACCCACCTAG
- a CDS encoding SMP-30/gluconolactonase/LRE family protein yields MDTLRAHVCAPPPGDLCEGPVWDSRTRELLWVDITRGHIHRADLDRAAVDLVRQRMISVEPPVGAVLPCASGDLLAAMGDTVFRIAPEGTRTPLATLPIPDDGVRRRMNDAKVDPCGRLLVGTMSADGVAGSAALYRLDPDGGVHVLRTGVTISNGLGWSPDGGTLYYTDSKTLRVDAYEYDSATGTFDNGRPFAQFGDGEPDGLTVAADGSVWIAVWGAGQVRAFDPDGRPRAVVEVGPSRVSSCTFAGPDLDVLVITTAAVDGAAREPDAGRLFACVPGVTGLEATLFADTEAVCADVQ; encoded by the coding sequence ATGGACACATTGCGAGCACACGTGTGCGCGCCCCCGCCCGGCGACCTGTGCGAAGGGCCGGTATGGGATTCGCGCACCCGGGAACTGCTGTGGGTGGACATCACCCGCGGCCATATCCATCGTGCCGACCTGGATCGCGCCGCCGTGGACCTGGTCCGGCAGCGCATGATCAGCGTGGAACCGCCGGTCGGCGCGGTACTGCCCTGCGCCTCCGGGGATCTGCTGGCGGCCATGGGGGACACCGTATTTCGTATCGCTCCCGAAGGCACGCGCACTCCCTTGGCGACCCTACCGATTCCGGACGACGGGGTACGCAGGCGGATGAACGACGCGAAGGTCGACCCGTGCGGGCGACTACTCGTGGGCACCATGTCAGCGGACGGTGTGGCGGGTAGCGCCGCGCTCTATCGCCTCGACCCCGACGGCGGCGTGCACGTCCTGCGCACCGGCGTGACCATCTCCAACGGGCTCGGCTGGAGTCCGGACGGTGGCACGCTGTACTACACCGACAGCAAGACGCTGCGCGTGGATGCGTATGAATACGATTCGGCCACAGGGACATTCGACAACGGACGGCCGTTCGCGCAGTTCGGTGACGGTGAACCCGACGGGCTCACCGTCGCCGCGGACGGGTCGGTCTGGATCGCGGTCTGGGGTGCGGGCCAGGTGCGCGCCTTCGATCCGGACGGGCGGCCGCGGGCGGTGGTCGAGGTCGGCCCGTCCCGGGTCTCCAGCTGTACCTTCGCCGGACCCGACCTGGATGTCCTGGTGATCACCACGGCCGCGGTGGACGGGGCCGCGCGCGAACCGGACGCGGGCCGTCTCTTCGCCTGCGTGCCGGGTGTGACCGGACTCGAGGCCACCCTCTTCGCGGATACCGAGGCGGTGTGTGCCGATGTCCAATGA
- a CDS encoding bifunctional 4-hydroxy-2-oxoglutarate aldolase/2-dehydro-3-deoxy-phosphogluconate aldolase produces the protein MSNDPLRLDIPVIAILRAANAKRFAEVTAVLHESGITAVEFTLTTAGALDALRDCAGFAHPIGAGTVLTAADAARAVDAGAAYLITPVVSVEVIEEGRRLGVPVISGALTPTEIRQAWIAGSAMVKVFPAAIGGPGYIRAVRAPLPDIPLVPTGGVGLGELRAYLDAGATALGIGAPLIGDACAGGDLDALRERAHIVRDQLS, from the coding sequence ATGTCCAATGATCCACTGCGGCTGGACATTCCGGTGATCGCTATCCTGCGAGCCGCGAATGCGAAGCGGTTCGCCGAGGTCACCGCGGTACTGCACGAATCCGGTATCACCGCGGTGGAGTTCACCCTCACCACCGCCGGTGCGCTCGACGCGCTGCGCGACTGCGCCGGGTTCGCCCATCCCATCGGCGCGGGTACGGTACTGACCGCCGCCGATGCCGCGCGCGCCGTGGACGCCGGTGCCGCCTACCTGATCACCCCTGTGGTCAGTGTCGAGGTGATCGAGGAAGGCCGTCGGCTCGGTGTGCCGGTGATCTCGGGTGCCTTGACCCCCACCGAGATTCGGCAGGCCTGGATCGCCGGTAGCGCCATGGTGAAGGTCTTCCCGGCCGCGATCGGCGGACCGGGATACATCCGGGCCGTCCGCGCGCCGCTGCCCGATATTCCGCTGGTGCCCACCGGCGGGGTCGGGCTCGGCGAGCTGCGGGCGTACCTGGATGCGGGGGCCACGGCCCTGGGAATCGGTGCGCCGCTCATCGGGGACGCCTGTGCCGGTGGCGATCTCGACGCCTTGCGCGAGCGCGCTCATATCGTGCGGGACCAGCTGTCATGA